TTCATTCTAGATCTCTTCAAATAAATTACTTCTACCAATCGGGATATGTTTTTCGTTAACAAAAGAAGTTCTAAAACTGCtttataatgtaaaatattattatattatttttagggGTTGTTTACTATTGGGAGTGTCAAAGAACTTTTTCGTTTGATAAACTTTGTTTTTTTGAGTCAAGAAAATTTTAGCACAACTAAGGAAAAACGAAAGCGTTTATTTGACACtatttcttgaaaaactttcaTTTGAGGCTAAGTGAGGTTGACGTGGCAAAGCGTATATATGTAATGGTAATAACTGAGGCTGACATAGGATATATGaaatgcaatgaataaataaatttgtatgaTCTGATTCAAGTGACATTAAACATATTAAGAATAAGAAGTTGTATTTTTAGTATAAAATCTGTCTTTAGTAGGTTTTGGTGAATATGTATAAACTAATTACATATATCAACAgattcaattataatttttttttataacatgagaatttatataaaaagaaaattataaaatcctTTTAACataatctaaaattaatatttaatttaaatataattaattttacaatACTAAACTGGattcttaattaaattaattatcagtattaatattattatatttaaaaaaacatgtttatagTTTAGTTTATAATCCAAAAATTGTTGTTGGAACTTCTTTCCCTCTTATATATAATCTAACATCACATCCATGccaaaaatttaattaactaaaaaattagttaaaaagtATTTAAGTGACTTAAATTTTCTATTAAACTCCTACTTTTTCCACTTTTGACTTGTTAGTTACacgtattttaaaaaaactttttgagTCAAAAGTATAGTACTTTTGAATTCGTTAACACAAAGAATATAATGAATAGTTAAGATTTacaaaagtaaatttttttattatcaaaggTTTTAAGTAATCATTGAAGGTCTATAATCCTAAGCCATCTCTCAATTGATTCAGTGAAAATTAGTTCTCAAATTATCTCCAACCCAATTAAACTAGtaacaaaagtaaaaataaaaagaataaattatgTTGATTTAGCATGAGaatataaaaagattaaaaataaaaaaaatataatttactcTTAAGTTTTTTTCATCGATAAATTTATCATAAGTTatctaattattaatatttgataaatttctcataattatttaattattaaaatttaaatataaaaattcattctcaatcatgcgttcaagtagaattttttaaattttttttttaaaatgcgtTCAAAAGTACGATTTTTTCacaaaagttaattttttaaataatgataaaatcaaaacaactgttatagaaaattgaaaaacaaaatttttattattaaaattcaatgaaaaattacaaaagaatcaattaaaaaattttaGCATTTCATGAAAAggcaaaatataaaaataaaaatataaaataataaacaagaaAGCAACTTTGCACTCAATTATATATTGATGTCTATGTATATGTTGTTTAATTCTCTTTTCCACATTCTATGATGGAGATTCTATGATCTAGAAAACAACTTGAACTTTTGCATATTTTGttcatttataaatatagacattttatttaaaaaatttattgtaaaaacacaaaattaaaaaaaattaaaacacatataaattcaattattaaattttaattaaaataataaattgttataagtGAGAATCTacacttatataaaaaaaaactattttttctacttttgaTGCATTTTTTTGTTTCaccaaataaacaaataaattttatttaaaaatgatagTGTTATAGTCTTTcacaacaaaatacaacaaaCAGACAAGGTTAACAAAAATGAAGTATTTCATTACACCTCGTTTGAAAAATTCAAATGGCATAATTTTTCACTAAAGTCAAGGTTAAGAGAAATGAAGTCTCCCCACCAATCTTAAAAGTAGCAAAAATATTCTTAAGTGAACCAATTTTTTTACTACAAAcctatttttttcatcttttacgTATTAGTTACACACATTTGAACAAATATATTGGAATCGAAAATGATCACTATAGgaattgtagaaaaaaaaactacaaataaCATCTAAGATTCACAAAATTGAAGTCTCCATCATACCTAAATATTCGTTAGAAAATACCTAAGCCACccaaatatttcattaaaatcCTATTTCTTTCACATAATTTTTCGAAGTTCTAAGTTATTAATGAAATGTATAACTTTTAAATGATTATATAACTATTAAATTATTTGATGAATAAGTTTGTAAATTTATtacatttacaaaataaaagtaacaaaaatattaataatataatgtaaTAATGTAGTTGTAGCTAATGATCACTTTGACACAGCTCAATACACATCATCATGTAAGCTAATATATTATTAAGGGGGACTCTGCAGCCTCAAATTCCTCTATCTTTCACTTTCACATTGTTATGTGTAACAACAAAAACGGGGAAATTTTTAAAATCGTGCAATTTTCGTaaacaattattaaaatgggttgattttgaaaattttgtccaTATCGGATTagcattatataataattttttaaataaatcataCATGACACgttgttttgaatttataaaagaaaactgTGTCACTATAAGTGTTTTGAATTTGTAAAAGTGAAAATTGCGTTAAtgttatcattttttaattttttgttatttcatGTCTAGATATTTCGTTTGTTCATCTGGATATCATAATGTTGGTTATAGGTGCGTACAAATTTCACTATATATtctcatatttaaaataaaaattcattcaCATATACTCTAGTatggaattttattttttatcattctaGTCAAATAACggatatatttatatttgtgttCACATTCATctcttattattttaaatattaattaaataatttttaaaaaaaacatgttattATTAAAGATTCAATGTTCAAAGAACTCGTATTCTAAGAATTTAGACTATAGAAcacttaaaattaaaagtaaaatattttaatgtaaaaaataaatattaaaaaatgataaataagtaaATGTGTGTCTTATTTGATTGATAAAATGAGATTTAAATTTTCCAAAATTCAGTTaacatttgaataaaatattataaaagaaaatgtgtAATCGAGAATAAACATTGTGATatggaaataaatattttagtatataagtgtatttttgtgaatattaaacaaatcaaataacatatgagataaaaataaaaaattgtgtgaaaaaaagaaaaaataataaaatactttttttaattatcttataaactataaatattttaataatttaaattaaagacGGAAATAATTTTCCATCCAAATCTGGAGAGGTAGCTTAGGAAAggatttaaaaagaaaaaagacaaTGATATTAAAAGGACTAGAACCTGCTAGATCCTGCGGAATAAGATTAGAAGTTTGCGGCATCATATGAGACTAGAAAGAACGAAGCAAAGTGAGAATAGAATTTTCTGGAACATACCAcattatcctttcacctcctaTAAATACTGCATCACTTCCTCTGCACATCATCAAACTAGAAATCAATTACCTCTGTTTAACATTTCACTAAATCTCCCAACTTTCGAATCTCTGCAAGTAAGACAAAGTGAAGATGTCACTGATACCAAGTTTCTTGGGTGGGCGACGGAGCAACGTCTTTGATCCTTTCTCCCTGGATGTGTGGGATCCCTTCAAGGATTTCCCTTTCCCCAATTCTCTTTCTTCCTCCTTCCCCGATTTTTCACGCCAAAATTCAGCATTTGTGAGCACCCATGTGGATTGGAAGGAGACCCCGGAGGCACACGTCTTCAGGGCTGACATTCCAGGACTGAAGAAGGAGGAAGTGAAGGTAGAGATTGAAGATGATAGGGTTCTCCAGATAAGTGGAGAGAGGAATGTTGAGAAGGAAGATAAGAACGACACGTGGCATCGCGTGGAGCGTAGCAGTGGGAAGTTCATGAGGAGGTTCAGATTGCCGGAGAATGCAAAAGTGAATGAAGTAAAGGCTTCTATGGAAAATGGTGTTCTCACTGTTAGTGTTCCTAAGGAAGATTCTAAGAAGCCTGATGTGAAGGCCATTGAAATTTCTGGTTAAGTTTacttttggaaaatctggtgTTATGTTTGCTGAGGATCAAGTGTGTGATTGATGCTATAAAGATTGTGTAAACTACAAGTAGCAATGTGGTTGTtgagaaataaaatttcattttgatAACTTTGGTTTGAAAGAATATCTTAGAATAGTTTTTATCTGATGCTCAAATAATACTGAGTTAGTGTAAGAGGTTAACCATTATATGctgatggtttaatatttaagtttgATTAGCAGCAAATAATAgtacagaaaataaaataatgtagtGTATATTATCATAACAGCTGCCTATTGCACTAAGATGTGATAGAATGCACTTAAAGATTAACAGAGCAATATGAATTTAGGGTCACCTTTTGAATTGaatcttttgaaattgaagaaGTATAACAATATCTTAAGGAAGAATTTACATAATTAAAGGAAGGAAAGGAGAAGAATACTACTAAGAGAAGACTATAATATCCAGATTATATATGAAAAATCAAATTCTGTGTTTGCGATATTGGAGAACAACAACTTCCACATATATTTTTTTGGTACATTTTCTTTAACTCAGAGTACATCACATCACCTTCCAATAATGTCTACCAACTAAGTTTATTGAATTATCAAGTGACATTTTTATCCATTATCAAATAGGAGTAAAGATAAATACATACATTAATTCATTATAAATGTGATTATGGTGTTGAATGGTATAATTAAACATCGTAAAATCGTTATCGCTTAAGTATAAATAAACCATTATAAGTACTAACATACTATAAGAACACACATTTTCACTTTTGATGCATTCACACATTTCTATAATCTTTTACAATAGATAATGGGATAGTTATTCCTTggcaaaaaaaattacattgaacaactaatgttaaaaaaaaaaaatctttcgtCATGCCTTAAAACCTTTAAAAATTACATAAGTGATCTAAATTTTACACTAAAATCCTATTTCGTTTTTTATTTGTGACTATCACcacacatttttaaaaaaaatattatggaatagaaaattatattttttgattATGTGACAATAAAACTACAATGAACAACCAAATTTCATATAAATGAAGTCTCAACATACTCAAGTGATCTAAATTTTTTACTAAACTCATATTTCCCCATTTAATGTGTtagttatataaattttagaaaaaaatttcaaataaaaaattaggattattgaatttattaataaaaagacTATAGTGAAGAATTAAGGTTCACAAAAGTGAAGTACCTCAAAAATCCTTGCAACATACTCAAGTGATCTAAATTTTCCTCTAAAACCTATTTCTTTTCTACTTTTATGCAAttccacaatttttttataccGTTAAATTCTTTGACCAAAAAGATTACAACAAACAAAAGAGATTCATAAAATTGAATTCTTCCACTACacctaaaaaattattagaaaaaaccaaatgacaattttttttccaccaaaaatctatatttttttttcatttcaatgCCTTAGTTACATGCATGCATTTCTACAAATATTTTGGAATTGAGAATGGTAAAGTTGGATTCTTTAGGAAAATAAAACTTATATAGTTAACAATTAAGATTCACAAAGTTGAACTTCCCATTAATCCTAGAAACTGTAAAAAAATACGTGACTAAACTTTTTCACTAAAACTCTTTTGAACTACAAATAGTAATCAAGGTTCACAAAAATAAAGTCTCTATAATATCATACCTAAGAAgtcaccaaatacttcattaaaACCCTATTTTCTCACAGAACTTTTCTAATGAAATGTACAACTTCTAAATAATTAAAACCATTATATTGAATTAGTTcatgaataaatttataaatatatttacaaaataaaagtaaaaataaaaattaatattgtaataTATTAATGTGATTTAGCTAATGAAGTCACTTTCATACCACTGAATACTCATTCTTAAATTCCTTCATCTATCACTTTCACATTGTTATGTGTGACCAAACAAAACTTAATGTCAGCATTATTACTCTAGTCtgccataatttttttaaaggacctatatttatatatatatatatatatattatcatacacaataaaaaaaattactaaataaaaattaattttaaacataaaaataattagttattatagtgattaaattagaaattattttaaaaattaaaaaaattattagtttctaaattagtttttattgttgacaacaaaaatttaaatcGATATCTAACTAACTATCAAGGttttatttatcaattatttaaattataaatttggtagtaaaaattttggtaactaattagataccaatttagaaac
The sequence above is a segment of the Phaseolus vulgaris cultivar G19833 chromosome 2, P. vulgaris v2.0, whole genome shotgun sequence genome. Coding sequences within it:
- the LOC137812074 gene encoding 18.5 kDa class I heat shock protein-like: MSLIPSFLGGRRSNVFDPFSLDVWDPFKDFPFPNSLSSSFPDFSRQNSAFVSTHVDWKETPEAHVFRADIPGLKKEEVKVEIEDDRVLQISGERNVEKEDKNDTWHRVERSSGKFMRRFRLPENAKVNEVKASMENGVLTVSVPKEDSKKPDVKAIEISG